AGGCGGCGCTCTGCTTGCTTTTTCGATACTGCTGCCGCTGTTGCTGATAAGTCTGTTTCTGGCGAACCGGGAGAGTGTCGCCGCCTGGGTGGTACAGCGTATCCCGGTGTCCCACGAGGCACGTCTGGGCGATCTGCTGCTGGCCCAGACCCGGCTGCAGATGAAGCTGATCGAAAACGGGCCTGACATTGCTGCCATCCGGGCTATCGGCAGCAAACTTACCGCAGGCTCCGTCCACCGCTACCGCTGGTTTGTTGCGGAGCGGCCGGAGGTCAACGCCTTTGCCGCTCCCGGCGGTGTGGTGGTGGTTTTCAGGGGATTGCTGAATGCTGCAGAAACCCCGGAAGAGCTTGCCGGTGTGCTGGCCCATGAGGTTGCCCACGCTGAACTGCGCCACAGCCTGCAGGGGATGGTCAAGAGTCTGGGGCTGCGTGCCGCTGCCAGCATGGCCTTTGGCGACATCTCTGACAGCGTTTTCACTGATGCGGCAACCCGGCTTACTGAACTCAGGTTTTCCCGTGATGCCGAACGGGAGGCTGATGCAAACGGTCTGCAGCGTCTGGTTGCTGCCCGTATCTCGCCGGAAGGGATGGTCCGTTTTTACGAGCGTCTGGCCTCAGAAAAGCGTTCTTCCCCCCCAGCCCTGCTTTCCACCCACCCGTCATCCGGTGAACGGCTGGAATGGCTGCGCCGGGAGGTTGCGGGGCTCTCCGGCCCCTGGCAGCCGCTACAGGTTGGTCTTGGCAGCAACAAACATTGATACCCTACTGCACACAAAGGACTCGTTATGTTTAAAAATCGTCTCACGCCAATCCTGTTTGCACTTTTTATCATTGTGCCGGCGCTGACCTATTTGCTTGCCTACTACACTGACTGGCTGTTTTTCGTTGAAACCGGTTTTGCATCGGTTTTCACCACAAAACTGTATGCCCAGACCGGGATAGGGGTGCTGTTCGGTGGGCTTCTGTTCGCTTTTCTGGTGCCCAACCTGCTGTATGCCAACAGGGCGGAGTTCCCCCACGCCGGAGAGTACATAGAGGCCGGTGCCATCCGGTTGCAGCGTAATCAAAC
Above is a window of Trichlorobacter lovleyi SZ DNA encoding:
- a CDS encoding M48 family metallopeptidase, which gives rise to MTDSPFIGRLFGPGIPGAGVVAGAAWEQSGRLRITTLDAGHSPLYAEQPSLTSGGFNAEGIRIAWQDGEACWVFIVDAGEEQARCTATAPPQISGQLNSITREHNRLERRFKIGGALLAFSILLPLLLISLFLANRESVAAWVVQRIPVSHEARLGDLLLAQTRLQMKLIENGPDIAAIRAIGSKLTAGSVHRYRWFVAERPEVNAFAAPGGVVVVFRGLLNAAETPEELAGVLAHEVAHAELRHSLQGMVKSLGLRAAASMAFGDISDSVFTDAATRLTELRFSRDAEREADANGLQRLVAARISPEGMVRFYERLASEKRSSPPALLSTHPSSGERLEWLRREVAGLSGPWQPLQVGLGSNKH